One part of the Bacteroidia bacterium genome encodes these proteins:
- the cysS gene encoding cysteine--tRNA ligase, with translation MTQLQVYNSLNRKKEIFEPINPPFVGMYVCGPTVYGNAHLGHARSAITFDTVFRFLKDQGFKVRYVRNITDVGHLENDADVGDSKIEKQARVEQLEPMEVAQRYFNAYTEDMTAMNLIRPDIEPRATGHILEQIEAVQQILDNGFAYESEGSVYFDVFKYNEAFPYGKLSGRDLDNIREITRDLDGVSDKKNQADFALWKKAEPNHIMRWNSPWGEGFPGWHIECTVMSTKYLGKKYDIHGGGMDLLFPHHEAEIAQSNACNCDLPVSEQDEAKYWLHNNMITYEGKKMGKSLGNAIGLRQFFSGDHPLLDQAYHPMVIRFFILQAHYRSTLDFSNTALQASEKALKRMGESIKRLQAIELKGRPEMVNPNMESNLLSFYEDAQKAMNDDFNTAQVIARMFDTLAVVNEIYQNTNKALPIKAETFEKFREDFLRIFTQWLGMKLEIDESSQMGKTVDGLMQLVIELRAQAREEKRWPEADLIRDQLGKLKIKLDDGSDKTDWRFE, from the coding sequence ATGACACAACTTCAAGTTTATAACAGCCTTAATAGGAAAAAAGAAATATTCGAGCCCATAAATCCTCCATTCGTAGGAATGTATGTTTGTGGTCCTACCGTTTATGGAAATGCCCATCTGGGCCATGCCCGATCAGCGATTACCTTTGACACGGTTTTCCGATTCCTGAAAGATCAGGGGTTTAAAGTGAGATACGTCAGAAACATTACTGATGTAGGCCACCTGGAAAATGATGCCGACGTAGGAGATAGTAAGATTGAAAAGCAGGCGCGGGTCGAGCAATTGGAACCCATGGAGGTTGCACAGCGATACTTCAATGCATATACCGAGGATATGACAGCGATGAACCTCATCCGCCCGGACATAGAGCCAAGAGCGACTGGTCATATCCTTGAACAAATCGAAGCGGTACAACAAATCCTGGATAATGGATTCGCTTATGAATCGGAAGGTTCAGTCTACTTCGATGTTTTTAAATACAATGAGGCCTTTCCTTATGGGAAACTTTCTGGAAGGGATCTCGATAATATCCGCGAAATCACCCGTGATCTGGATGGAGTAAGCGATAAGAAAAACCAGGCGGACTTTGCCCTCTGGAAAAAAGCGGAACCCAATCACATCATGCGCTGGAACTCTCCCTGGGGAGAAGGATTTCCCGGTTGGCATATCGAGTGTACGGTTATGAGTACCAAATACCTTGGTAAGAAGTACGATATCCATGGAGGTGGAATGGACCTTCTGTTTCCGCATCACGAAGCCGAAATCGCACAGTCAAATGCCTGCAATTGCGATTTGCCTGTATCGGAGCAAGATGAAGCGAAATACTGGCTCCATAATAACATGATTACCTATGAAGGGAAAAAGATGGGTAAGTCTTTAGGGAATGCCATCGGACTCCGACAATTCTTCAGTGGGGATCATCCTTTACTGGACCAGGCTTATCACCCAATGGTGATTCGTTTCTTCATACTTCAGGCTCATTACCGTAGTACCCTCGACTTCTCCAATACAGCCCTTCAGGCTTCTGAAAAAGCATTGAAGAGAATGGGAGAGAGCATCAAACGCCTGCAAGCCATTGAGCTAAAAGGAAGACCAGAAATGGTGAATCCCAATATGGAGAGCAATTTGCTCAGCTTTTACGAGGATGCACAAAAAGCCATGAATGATGATTTCAATACAGCTCAGGTTATAGCAAGAATGTTTGATACCCTTGCTGTTGTAAACGAAATTTATCAGAATACAAATAAAGCACTGCCAATAAAAGCAGAAACTTTCGAGAAATTTCGTGAGGATTTTCTTCGAATTTTCACCCAATGGCTGGGCATGAAGCTGGAGATAGATGAGTCTTCCCAAATGGGCAAGACCGTCGATGGCCTCATGCAACTTGTGATTGAATTGCGTGCTCAGGCGAGGGAGGAAAAACGCTGGCCGGAAGCCGATTTGATTCGTGATCAATTGGGTAAACTCAAGATCAAACTTGACGATGGTTCAGATAAGACCGATTGGAGGTTTGAATAA
- a CDS encoding DUF4910 domain-containing protein, which translates to MKHSFLTYRTGGLALRSMLLFFLTAFLFFSCEDKPKKTSFDEQELQVDIPDFNADSAYEYVAKQVAFGPRVPNMGSHINCGEWLGKFLEDKGAKVFRQTATVTAWDGTQLSAQNIIAQYNPEAKKRILLSAHWDTRPIADQDTERQNEPILGANDGASGVGVLLEIARQIQAKKPAVGIDICLWDAEDYGNPGTVNSYSLGTQYWAKNKHVPNYNAQFGINLDMVGAAGAQFFKEGNSMTYAPAILEKVWLSARRQGYGSYFSHVRSNAVTDDHFYVSKLAGIPCIDVIDQKSGAEFFDQWHTHGDDMSVISKETLKAVGQTVLDVIYRE; encoded by the coding sequence ATGAAGCATTCATTTTTAACATACAGAACAGGAGGATTGGCTTTGCGGTCAATGCTCCTTTTTTTTCTGACAGCTTTCCTCTTTTTTTCCTGCGAAGACAAACCGAAAAAAACGAGTTTTGATGAACAGGAATTACAGGTGGATATTCCCGATTTTAATGCTGACTCGGCCTATGAGTATGTAGCTAAGCAGGTAGCCTTTGGGCCCAGAGTTCCGAATATGGGGAGTCATATCAATTGTGGGGAATGGTTAGGAAAATTTTTGGAAGATAAAGGAGCCAAAGTATTTCGACAAACGGCGACTGTTACGGCCTGGGATGGTACGCAATTGTCAGCTCAAAATATTATTGCTCAGTACAATCCTGAAGCAAAAAAACGGATACTCCTTTCTGCTCATTGGGATACGAGACCCATAGCTGATCAGGATACAGAGCGGCAGAATGAGCCTATCTTAGGAGCAAATGATGGTGCCAGTGGAGTAGGGGTACTCTTGGAAATTGCCCGACAAATTCAGGCAAAGAAACCTGCAGTAGGTATTGATATTTGCCTGTGGGATGCTGAAGATTATGGGAATCCTGGAACGGTCAACTCCTATAGTTTGGGTACCCAATACTGGGCAAAAAACAAGCATGTCCCTAATTATAATGCCCAATTTGGGATAAATCTCGATATGGTTGGGGCAGCTGGGGCTCAATTTTTCAAAGAAGGAAATTCGATGACCTATGCACCAGCGATCCTGGAGAAAGTATGGTTATCTGCAAGAAGGCAAGGCTATGGCTCTTATTTCTCTCATGTAAGAAGCAATGCCGTTACTGATGACCATTTCTATGTGAGTAAGCTGGCGGGGATTCCCTGCATAGATGTGATAGACCAAAAAAGCGGGGCCGAATTTTTTGATCAATGGCATACCCATGGCGATGATATGTCGGTCATTTCTAAAGAAACCCTGAAGGCAGTTGGGCAAACGGTTCTGGATGTAATCTACCGAGAGTAA
- a CDS encoding glycosyltransferase, with amino-acid sequence MLALILCSAGIYLLIQIGLAIGCFRIKNPQLAYNQDFHPVSLIIAAHNEAENLKKNLKNWLELDYSEYEVLVVLDRCSDESEEILKNFKAQYSHLRYLNIEELPEDWAGKKWALQKGIEASKHAFLAFTDADCELEEKFLLHLNAFYTQGNEVILGQGLYIKESGFLNQFIRFETLYTSFQYLGSAKLGFPYMGVGRNLSYTKAFYLDSQGLKEISSRISGDDDLLINKYARPQTTACMIGKGTRSFSEAKKDFKSWINQKLRHLSASPAYSLSSKLFLSAFHLSHTAFYLGLILFLIFDRTLCLFWASYIGRIGISWLIFLLVKNKLEDNSQLYLFPVLDLLYFIYNLSLVPIGLIQKRTAWS; translated from the coding sequence ATGCTGGCCCTGATCCTCTGCTCTGCTGGAATATATTTACTGATTCAAATCGGTTTGGCCATTGGCTGCTTTCGTATAAAAAATCCTCAACTAGCTTACAATCAGGATTTTCATCCAGTTTCCCTCATTATTGCAGCGCATAATGAGGCAGAAAACCTCAAGAAAAATCTCAAAAACTGGTTGGAATTAGATTATTCTGAATATGAAGTATTAGTTGTACTGGATAGATGCTCGGATGAATCTGAAGAAATTCTGAAGAATTTTAAAGCTCAATACTCCCATTTACGTTACCTGAATATTGAAGAGCTTCCTGAAGATTGGGCTGGAAAGAAATGGGCTTTGCAGAAAGGAATAGAAGCCAGTAAACATGCATTTCTTGCTTTCACAGATGCAGATTGCGAACTGGAAGAAAAGTTTTTATTACACTTAAATGCCTTTTATACCCAAGGGAATGAGGTGATTCTTGGACAGGGTTTATATATAAAAGAATCAGGCTTCCTCAATCAATTTATTCGCTTTGAAACCCTTTACACATCTTTCCAATATCTCGGCTCAGCAAAATTAGGGTTTCCTTATATGGGAGTTGGTCGAAATCTTTCTTATACAAAAGCTTTTTATTTGGATAGCCAGGGTCTGAAAGAAATAAGTTCGAGAATCTCAGGAGATGATGATTTGTTGATCAACAAATATGCCCGTCCACAAACTACCGCATGTATGATAGGGAAGGGGACTAGAAGTTTTTCAGAAGCAAAAAAGGATTTCAAATCCTGGATTAATCAAAAATTGAGGCACTTAAGCGCTTCCCCCGCCTATTCTCTAAGCTCAAAGCTTTTTCTTTCTGCCTTTCACCTCTCACACACAGCCTTTTACCTGGGACTTATACTTTTTCTCATCTTTGATCGAACCTTATGCTTATTCTGGGCGTCTTATATAGGACGGATTGGAATTAGTTGGTTGATTTTTCTTCTTGTGAAGAATAAATTGGAAGACAATAGCCAGTTATACCTATTTCCCGTCTTGGATTTGTTGTATTTTATATACAATTTATCCCTCGTTCCGATAGGACTTATTCAGAAGAGGACGGCATGGAGTTAA
- a CDS encoding sigma-70 family RNA polymerase sigma factor, whose product MELKPKVSKNTKEDRELVAAAQRGENKAFETLLKKYRKSVYYLLLKMVKNADDAEDLTQEAFAKAFNSIEKFDSKFAFSTWLFRIATNNCIDFIRKKRVQTISIDSSIEGDDGSSMRFDVKDENLDPNEAMLKQQRKRYLNMAIERLPEKYRTLVELRYFRELSYEEVATELSIPLGTVKAQLFRARELLNQELKNLKSQM is encoded by the coding sequence ATGGAGTTAAAACCAAAAGTTTCTAAAAATACTAAAGAAGATAGGGAGCTGGTCGCAGCAGCACAAAGAGGAGAAAACAAAGCATTTGAGACTCTGCTTAAAAAATACCGCAAATCAGTCTACTATTTGTTGTTAAAAATGGTTAAGAATGCGGATGATGCAGAGGATCTCACTCAAGAGGCTTTTGCTAAAGCTTTCAACTCCATTGAAAAATTTGATTCCAAATTTGCTTTCTCAACCTGGTTGTTTAGGATTGCTACCAACAACTGTATCGACTTCATTCGTAAAAAACGTGTTCAAACCATTTCCATTGATTCTTCTATAGAAGGAGATGATGGCAGTTCTATGCGTTTTGATGTGAAGGATGAGAATCTGGATCCTAATGAAGCTATGCTTAAGCAGCAGCGTAAGCGCTATCTGAATATGGCCATCGAAAGGTTGCCAGAGAAATACAGAACATTGGTTGAGTTGCGTTACTTCCGGGAATTATCCTATGAAGAAGTGGCTACGGAATTAAGTATTCCATTGGGGACAGTGAAGGCTCAGTTATTCAGAGCCAGAGAATTGCTCAACCAGGAGTTGAAGAATCTAAAATCACAAATGTGA
- a CDS encoding Gfo/Idh/MocA family oxidoreductase: MIKIGLLGVGHLGKIHLKLLQEIEAFELVGFFDPNKELAEKVSADKGIPFFQSEEELLEQVDAIDIVAPTLAHHSCAIRALEKGKHIFIEKPLTNTLAEAKELLKFSEQHPNLKIQVGHVERFNPAFLSVSHRDLTPMFIEGHRLALYNPRGTDVSVVLDLMIHDLDIVLSVVKSPVRKVSASGVAVISESPDIANARIEFENGCVANLTASRISVKNLRRLRFFQKDTYLAVDFLEKKSEIFKLSQSLDEVPDGVHPIKMESGQDTRYLYFEKPEIHPVNAIRMELEEFAAAIRGEAAIRVSLEDGYRNLALAHQILQEIEDLAGRVQIP; the protein is encoded by the coding sequence ATGATCAAAATTGGATTATTAGGTGTAGGCCATCTCGGCAAAATTCATCTTAAACTCTTACAGGAGATAGAAGCTTTCGAGCTTGTCGGTTTTTTTGATCCCAATAAAGAATTGGCTGAAAAAGTTTCTGCTGACAAAGGGATTCCCTTTTTTCAGTCAGAAGAAGAACTCCTTGAACAAGTAGATGCTATAGACATCGTAGCCCCAACCCTGGCTCATCATAGCTGCGCTATTCGTGCACTTGAGAAGGGAAAGCACATCTTTATAGAGAAACCGCTTACAAATACCCTGGCTGAAGCCAAGGAGCTCCTGAAATTTAGTGAGCAGCATCCCAATCTTAAAATTCAGGTTGGCCATGTCGAACGTTTCAATCCTGCTTTCCTTTCCGTATCACATCGGGATTTGACGCCCATGTTTATAGAAGGACATCGGCTGGCTCTTTATAATCCCCGAGGAACAGATGTTTCAGTAGTTCTTGACCTCATGATCCATGACCTGGATATCGTATTGTCTGTAGTGAAGTCGCCTGTTCGGAAAGTAAGTGCCAGTGGAGTTGCTGTCATCAGTGAATCTCCGGATATCGCTAATGCTCGAATCGAATTTGAGAACGGATGCGTTGCCAACCTCACAGCCAGCAGAATTTCAGTAAAAAATCTACGTCGCCTCCGTTTCTTCCAAAAAGACACTTACCTGGCTGTTGACTTCCTGGAAAAGAAATCTGAAATTTTCAAACTCAGCCAATCTCTTGATGAGGTTCCTGATGGTGTTCATCCTATTAAAATGGAATCTGGTCAGGATACCCGATACCTTTATTTCGAAAAGCCCGAAATCCACCCGGTCAATGCTATTAGAATGGAGTTGGAAGAGTTCGCGGCGGCAATTAGAGGGGAGGCTGCAATTCGGGTTTCTCTGGAAGATGGATACAGAAATCTTGCCCTGGCTCATCAAATACTTCAGGAGATAGAAGATCTCGCTGGCAGGGTTCAGATCCCCTAA
- a CDS encoding malectin domain-containing carbohydrate-binding protein, whose protein sequence is MPISFSGKDVATIQAKNKLFSFLFLLFFSLSTIQLDAQISFNSANLDLNGVVTISNATSLEFGPDNRLYVAERYGKIKVLDIQRIGSANYQVTAAETILLVESIPNHDDDGSTTSQNLRQVTGLIVEGTPANPVIYVGSSDPRVGGGGSGGDKDLDTNSGMITRITKSGGSWIAVDIVRGLPRSEENHANNGMAFTSYGGKDYLMVTSGGNTNAGAPSNNFAFITEYALAAAVIAVDLTAIEAMPILTDASSGRNYIYDIPTLDDPTRANANGITDPDDGGYNGIDVGDPWGGNDGLNQGMLMPGSPIIMISPGYRNTYDLVITASGGLYVTDNGPNGGWGGFPENEASASVTNNYRSGEPGSDPTQQDNGEDGVQNQDHLTWVTDDISTYVAGSVYGGHPCPVRANVNAGLYTVGSHSSGGAFFRTVTYDPNGSGDETDPSKALPANWPPVDPSLIDVRNADYRDPNKTNPDGDDDFYMTKLQNNSNGIAEYTASNFSGAMQGDLIIGKSGGSLHRLILNNDGSFNAIENNKFSTGGGNPLGITCQGDTDVFPGTIWVATFDNRVHLFEPAGFISCILPGDPGYNAAADNDGDGYTNGDEDDNGTDMCSAASKPNDFDSDLVSDLNDLDDDGDGINDDSDPFQMGQPFDIPLINELFSDNLTLGGYLGLGLTGLMNNGDPNPNYLDWLDIPGEAGSPINDIMGGAIGAVTIYQTDGDAFSDDQEKAYQYGVNVDNTSGQFIATARMMPPFHNHTGGESNGMFIGNGFQDDYIKLVAYSGGLKVEGESGGTTIAGLPSGALGGTPTNNLDLFLVVDPVAGTVQAKYAIDNGASINLGSPFSVSGALLTAIQSNTTPMAVGLIGTNGGNAEFAANYDYLNVVTDKPFVTQVLPDVERPTSSPQETTNLDNYFDDNDGVGNLTYTVENNTNPAVGATIASNILTLTFPATPAESDITIRATDGNSLFVEQTFKVTVSDAQTILYRVNSGGVQVNSIDGEMNWGEDSPGTNSPYLIDNGSNHTSGTSMNSYDSSVDGATVPTGIWSNERSDFDGGGLIEYQFPVSQVGAYEVRLYMGNDWGGSNDPGERVFHVQIEDPIPSVYSNVDLSDQFGHKVGGMISFTTQVSDGNLNIRFLHGPANNPLVNGVEILEGKFGSNPIAVSSVADQTSAEGENANVTVSASGGTGNLAYSATGLPPGATIDPTNGLIGGTISAGASSGSPYTVTVTIDDSDAASDDIQNIQFSWTISGAIFPVEWLSFDVREYQGNAVLNWETASEINNDYFEIQRSLGGGLYQTVGRVEGTGNSSTTTSYSFVDEDILSLNVTNFLYRLKQVDSDGVFNFSPQVELTIDVPFMGYPVPFSNELNIRYFPYRFDNPQIRIVSSLGQEMFRADIMDTSGIQYVNTESWPSGIYFIHLKSNRPNQVFKVIKE, encoded by the coding sequence TTGCCTATCTCCTTTTCTGGCAAAGACGTTGCAACTATTCAAGCAAAAAACAAGCTATTTTCTTTTCTATTTCTACTTTTTTTCTCTTTATCGACTATCCAGCTCGATGCACAGATTAGTTTTAATTCAGCGAACCTGGATTTAAATGGAGTGGTTACCATCTCCAATGCTACTTCTCTGGAATTTGGTCCGGATAATCGTTTGTATGTAGCTGAGAGATATGGAAAGATTAAGGTGTTGGATATTCAGCGCATCGGATCAGCAAATTATCAGGTTACTGCTGCTGAGACGATCTTACTGGTTGAAAGCATTCCTAATCACGATGACGATGGAAGTACTACTTCTCAAAATCTAAGACAAGTAACAGGTCTGATCGTTGAAGGGACTCCAGCAAATCCTGTCATCTATGTTGGCTCTAGCGACCCCAGAGTAGGGGGTGGTGGTAGCGGTGGTGATAAAGACCTGGATACCAACTCTGGTATGATCACTCGAATTACCAAAAGTGGTGGAAGCTGGATAGCAGTGGATATTGTAAGAGGACTCCCCAGATCTGAAGAGAATCACGCCAACAATGGGATGGCTTTTACTTCTTATGGAGGAAAAGATTACCTCATGGTGACTTCTGGAGGAAACACCAATGCAGGTGCACCTTCTAACAACTTTGCATTTATTACTGAATATGCACTGGCAGCAGCTGTAATAGCTGTTGACCTGACTGCAATTGAAGCCATGCCTATCCTCACGGATGCTAGCAGTGGCAGAAACTATATATATGACATACCTACCCTGGACGATCCTACCAGAGCCAATGCCAATGGAATCACAGATCCTGATGACGGAGGTTATAATGGTATCGATGTTGGAGATCCCTGGGGAGGAAATGATGGATTGAACCAGGGGATGTTGATGCCCGGAAGTCCGATCATTATGATTTCTCCAGGTTACAGGAATACCTATGACCTCGTTATAACAGCAAGTGGTGGTCTCTATGTTACAGACAATGGGCCAAATGGTGGCTGGGGTGGTTTCCCGGAAAACGAAGCTTCTGCCAGTGTTACCAATAACTACCGTTCCGGCGAACCGGGAAGTGATCCTACTCAGCAGGATAATGGAGAAGACGGAGTTCAAAACCAGGACCACCTTACCTGGGTAACCGATGATATCAGCACCTATGTTGCAGGTAGTGTATATGGGGGACACCCTTGTCCAGTTAGGGCGAACGTAAATGCAGGTCTTTATACAGTGGGTAGCCATTCTAGTGGTGGAGCTTTCTTTAGAACGGTTACTTATGATCCAAATGGATCAGGAGATGAAACAGATCCTTCAAAGGCTTTGCCAGCAAACTGGCCTCCGGTTGATCCTAGTCTGATCGACGTAAGAAATGCAGACTATAGAGATCCTAATAAAACCAATCCAGATGGTGATGATGATTTTTACATGACCAAATTGCAAAACAACTCAAATGGAATTGCAGAGTACACAGCTTCAAATTTCAGCGGAGCTATGCAAGGAGATTTGATCATAGGAAAGAGTGGGGGAAGTTTGCACAGACTTATCCTTAATAATGATGGCTCTTTCAATGCAATAGAAAATAATAAGTTCTCTACCGGAGGAGGTAATCCATTAGGAATTACCTGCCAGGGAGATACAGATGTATTTCCCGGAACCATTTGGGTAGCTACTTTTGATAATAGGGTTCACCTCTTTGAGCCCGCAGGATTCATTTCCTGTATCCTGCCTGGTGATCCCGGCTACAATGCTGCCGCGGATAATGATGGTGATGGATATACCAATGGAGATGAAGATGACAATGGAACAGATATGTGTTCCGCTGCATCCAAGCCCAATGACTTCGATTCTGACCTCGTTTCAGATTTGAATGACCTGGATGATGATGGCGATGGAATCAATGATGATAGCGATCCCTTTCAAATGGGGCAGCCTTTCGATATTCCTCTGATCAATGAATTATTCTCTGATAACCTTACGTTAGGAGGGTATCTTGGACTGGGACTTACAGGTCTTATGAACAATGGAGATCCCAATCCTAACTATTTGGATTGGCTTGATATTCCAGGAGAAGCAGGATCACCAATCAATGATATTATGGGAGGTGCTATCGGTGCAGTTACCATTTATCAAACAGATGGTGATGCTTTCAGTGATGATCAGGAAAAAGCCTACCAATATGGAGTTAATGTAGATAATACTTCTGGGCAATTCATTGCAACAGCTCGTATGATGCCTCCTTTCCACAATCATACGGGAGGAGAATCAAATGGTATGTTTATCGGAAATGGTTTCCAGGATGATTATATCAAACTTGTTGCCTATTCTGGTGGCTTAAAAGTAGAAGGCGAAAGTGGCGGAACAACTATAGCAGGACTTCCAAGTGGAGCGCTAGGTGGTACTCCTACCAATAATCTCGATCTCTTTTTGGTTGTTGATCCGGTTGCAGGTACTGTACAGGCTAAATATGCAATAGACAATGGAGCAAGTATCAATTTAGGAAGTCCTTTTTCAGTAAGTGGAGCATTATTGACTGCTATCCAGTCCAATACTACGCCTATGGCGGTAGGACTGATTGGAACCAATGGTGGTAATGCCGAATTTGCAGCCAATTACGATTATCTGAATGTAGTTACGGATAAGCCTTTTGTAACACAGGTACTTCCTGATGTAGAAAGACCTACCAGTTCTCCTCAGGAAACCACCAATCTTGATAATTATTTCGATGATAATGATGGCGTAGGAAACTTAACCTATACCGTAGAGAATAATACAAATCCTGCGGTTGGAGCGACTATCGCATCTAATATTCTGACCTTGACCTTTCCAGCAACTCCAGCAGAAAGTGATATTACCATAAGAGCTACAGATGGAAACAGCCTCTTCGTTGAGCAAACCTTTAAGGTTACTGTCAGCGATGCTCAAACGATCTTATATCGCGTGAATTCAGGAGGAGTTCAGGTAAATTCTATAGATGGAGAAATGAACTGGGGAGAAGATAGTCCGGGTACCAATAGTCCTTATTTGATTGATAATGGATCTAACCATACTTCGGGCACAAGCATGAACTCCTATGATTCTTCGGTAGATGGAGCAACAGTTCCTACTGGAATTTGGAGCAATGAAAGGTCTGACTTTGATGGAGGCGGTTTGATTGAATACCAATTCCCTGTGAGTCAGGTTGGTGCTTATGAAGTTCGTTTATATATGGGGAATGATTGGGGAGGATCTAATGATCCTGGTGAGCGTGTATTCCATGTACAAATCGAGGATCCTATTCCATCTGTTTATTCAAATGTTGACCTAAGTGATCAATTTGGACATAAAGTAGGTGGGATGATTTCCTTCACTACTCAAGTGAGTGATGGTAATCTGAATATCAGATTCCTACATGGTCCTGCGAATAATCCACTCGTTAATGGCGTCGAAATTCTCGAAGGTAAATTCGGAAGCAATCCGATTGCTGTAAGCAGTGTGGCTGACCAGACTTCTGCTGAAGGAGAGAATGCAAACGTAACGGTTTCAGCTTCAGGCGGAACAGGTAATCTGGCCTATAGCGCCACAGGTTTGCCTCCGGGAGCGACTATAGACCCTACCAATGGACTGATTGGAGGTACAATTTCAGCAGGAGCATCCTCAGGTAGTCCTTATACGGTTACTGTTACCATAGATGACTCAGATGCAGCTTCTGATGATATTCAAAACATCCAGTTCAGCTGGACCATCAGTGGAGCTATCTTCCCTGTAGAATGGTTAAGCTTTGATGTAAGAGAATACCAGGGTAATGCAGTCTTGAACTGGGAAACTGCCAGTGAAATCAATAATGACTACTTTGAAATTCAGAGATCATTGGGAGGTGGCCTTTATCAGACAGTTGGTAGGGTAGAAGGTACTGGAAATAGCAGTACTACGACTTCCTATTCATTTGTGGACGAAGACATCCTTTCCCTTAATGTGACCAACTTCCTTTACAGACTTAAGCAAGTTGACTCTGATGGAGTGTTCAATTTTAGTCCGCAGGTAGAACTCACGATTGATGTTCCATTTATGGGATATCCTGTTCCTTTCAGCAATGAATTGAACATTCGATATTTCCCCTACAGATTTGACAATCCTCAAATCAGGATTGTAAGTAGTCTGGGACAGGAAATGTTCCGTGCAGACATTATGGATACTTCAGGAATTCAGTATGTGAATACAGAATCCTGGCCAAGCGGTATATATTTCATCCACTTGAAATCCAACCGACCTAATCAGGTTTTTAAAGTGATAAAAGAATAA
- the der gene encoding ribosome biogenesis GTPase Der: protein MSGIVAIIGRPNVGKSTLFNRLIEERKAIVDDHSGVTRDRNYGQAVWNGREFTVIDTGGYVTGSEDVFEAAIREQVHIAMEEADVLIFVVDCRAGLTPLDKTFAQLLRKSTKKMILAANKMDSSNQAHEVYEFYELGLGDVIGISAANGGGTGDLLDGIVELLPEEIEDDGYGDIPKFAIVGRPNVGKSSLINSLVGKDVNIVTPIAGTTRDSVHTRFTAFDNDLVLVDTAGLRKKAKVEENIEFYSTLRTVKAIEACDIAILLIDATLGIEAQDMAIFSLIQKSNKGIVIGVNKWDLLEKETNTARDYAEKVREKLAPFSDVPIIFVSAINKQRLLKLLEAAAQVFENKERKVSTNELNEVMLAAIERHHPPAHRGKIIRIKYITQIPAAIPTFLFFTNHPDHVLESYKRYLENQMRKYFDFSGTPINIFFRKK, encoded by the coding sequence ATGAGCGGAATTGTAGCAATTATAGGAAGACCCAATGTAGGTAAATCTACCCTCTTCAATCGCCTGATTGAAGAAAGGAAGGCCATTGTCGATGATCACAGCGGAGTAACTCGTGACAGAAATTATGGACAAGCTGTATGGAACGGACGGGAATTTACGGTTATAGATACGGGTGGTTATGTAACAGGTTCAGAGGATGTTTTTGAGGCTGCAATAAGAGAGCAGGTACATATCGCGATGGAAGAGGCAGATGTCCTCATATTTGTTGTCGATTGTCGGGCCGGATTAACTCCCCTGGATAAAACTTTCGCCCAACTATTAAGAAAAAGTACCAAGAAAATGATTCTGGCTGCCAATAAAATGGACAGCAGCAATCAAGCCCATGAAGTATATGAGTTTTATGAACTGGGATTAGGCGATGTGATTGGTATTTCTGCTGCCAATGGAGGAGGTACGGGAGATTTGCTCGATGGAATTGTTGAACTCTTGCCAGAAGAAATTGAAGATGATGGCTATGGAGATATTCCAAAATTTGCGATAGTTGGCCGTCCTAATGTGGGAAAATCCAGTCTGATAAATTCCCTGGTAGGCAAAGATGTTAATATCGTAACACCTATAGCCGGAACCACGAGGGACAGTGTTCATACTCGTTTTACCGCATTTGATAATGATTTGGTTCTGGTCGATACTGCCGGCTTAAGAAAAAAAGCCAAAGTAGAGGAAAATATTGAGTTCTATTCCACCCTTAGAACGGTCAAAGCAATTGAAGCTTGTGATATAGCCATCCTCCTGATAGATGCTACCCTGGGAATCGAAGCACAAGACATGGCTATTTTTAGCCTAATCCAAAAAAGTAATAAAGGGATAGTGATCGGGGTAAATAAATGGGACCTCTTGGAGAAAGAAACCAATACGGCCAGAGATTATGCTGAAAAAGTTCGGGAAAAACTGGCGCCTTTCAGTGATGTCCCCATTATTTTTGTATCAGCGATCAACAAACAAAGACTCCTGAAATTACTAGAGGCTGCCGCCCAGGTATTTGAGAATAAAGAGCGAAAAGTATCTACCAATGAATTGAATGAAGTGATGCTGGCAGCTATAGAAAGACACCACCCTCCGGCACATAGAGGCAAAATTATTCGGATCAAATACATCACCCAGATTCCGGCAGCTATTCCTACATTCCTTTTCTTCACAAATCATCCGGATCACGTACTGGAATCTTATAAAAGATATTTGGAAAATCAGATGAGAAAATATTTTGATTTCTCAGGAACACCTATCAATATTTTCTTCAGAAAGAAGTAA